The genomic segment AATGTCGTCCACGACCTTGGCGGTGTGCGGCAGCAGTTCGCTCACCCACATTCCGGACTTGCCGTGCTGGGCAAACTTGAACATTGAGGGGGCAACCGGCAGCCGGCTCTGGCCACTCGTCATGGTGGTGATCCGCTGGCCCTTCCGAACGCTGTCCGGCAAGTCTTTATCAAAGAATTCGGCCAGCTTGGGTTTGTAGTCGAACGTATCGATCTGGCTCGGGCCGCCGTTCATGTGCAGGTAAATGATCGCCTTGGCTTTCGGCGGGAAGTGCGGAAACCCCGGCAACGGCGGGTGAATCGCCGGTGACTTTGAATCGCCGGCCGCAACCCGTCGACCGGCAAGCGCCGCCAGAGCGAGCCCGCCGAGCCGCACCCCGGACGAGCCGAAGAACTGCCGGCGATTCAGGTTCAAGAGGTGTTCGTGGAGCGGGTTCATGTCGACTTACCCGAAGAGAATTTGCCGCAGATTCACGCGGATCAGAAAAGAGATAAGAAAGAATCGCTTTTGTTTGATCTCTTTTCTGATCTGCGTGAATCTGCGGCGAAAAAATCAGTTCTGGTTGAGGGTTTCGTCCAGGTTCAGGATCAGGTTGGCGATGATCGCCCACGCGGCCGTTTCGTCGGCCGGGGCAACGCCTTTTGGTTTCGACTCGCCGACCGCGACGAGCTTTTGCGCGGCCGCGGGGTCGGCGCGGAAAAGTTCCCGCTGCTTGTCGAAGGCGGCCGCGACGAGCCGCACTTCTTCCGCGTCTGGTCGGCGGGACAGCACCGTCCGGTACAAGAAAGCGATACGATCGGCGGTCGTTGTGCCACCCTCGGTAATCGTTCGCTCGGCCAGCGCCCGGGCCGCCTCGACGTGCTGTACGTCGTTCATTAACTGGAGGGCTTGCAGCGGCGTGTTCGTCCGCTCGCGGACGGGGCACGGCTGCTCGCGGTTCGGGGCGTCAAAGTTGGTCAGGAACGGGTGCGGGGCGGTCCGCTTGATGAACACGTACAGGCTCCGCCGGTGGACGGCCTCGCCGCGGTCTTGCAGGTAGTAGCGGGTGTTGCTGTCGCCGTAGCCGATCGGCTCCCAGATGTTCGGCGGCTGATACGGCTTCATGCCGCGACCGCCCATTTGTGGGTTCAGAAGACCACTGACGAACAGCGCGTTGTCCCGCAGTTGTTCGGCATCGAGCCGGAAGCGGGGTCCGCGGGCGAGCAGGCGATTTTCCGGGTCTTTCGAGCGGTCATTGGGAGTCTGCCGTGAATCCCGACGGAACGCATCGGACATCACGAGGGCTTTCACCAACTTTTTCGTGTCCCACCCACCCGCGCGATATTCGGCCGCCAGCCAGTCGAGCAGTTCGGGATGGCTCGGCGGCTCGCCCTGTGACCCGAAGTCGGCACTCGTTTTGACCAACCCGACGCCGAAGAATTGTTGCCAGAGTCGGTTGGCCGCGACCCGCGCGGTCAACGGGTTTTCGGGAGCGGTCAGCCAGGTCGCCAGGTCGAGCCGAGTCGGGCGCGCACCGGGCTTGACGGCCTTCAGTGGCGGCAGGATGGCCGGCACGTCGGGCTGAATCTTTTCCCCCGGCTTGTCGTATTGGCCGCGGGCCATCACGAACGCATCCCGCGGCTTGGACAAGTCGCGGTAGATCATCGTACCGGGGATGGCCGTCTCCGCAGCCTCGTGATCCGCACGGGCTTTCTCCCATGCGGCTTGAAGTGACGCGAGTTCGTCGGACACCGGCCGCGCGATGTACGCGAGGTAGAACGCCCGGAGTTTTGCGACACCTTCCGGCGGGTGTTTCTTGTCCGGTCCGCCAACGACTACTGATTTCAACTCCGCGGGTAATTCGAGCGGACTGTTCCCGCCCAATCCTTTCCACCATACCTGGAACGAAGCGAGCTTATCGCCCGCCGGAGTGCTTTCGCCGACGAGCGCGACCGCGTCCCAGTACGTGACTCCGCCATATTCTTGAAGCGTGATCGAGCCAACTGTCTGGCCGTCTTTCAGCCCGAGGTCGGCCGTGGGGGCGGTCAGTTTGGTCCAGGTGCCGGGCGTGGGAAGTGGACCTTTCCGTGTCCCCAGGCGACCGCCGGCATACGGCCCGGTGGCCGTGCCTTCACTCCCCCACCAAACCTTCTTGCCTCCCAACTGGACCGCGACGGCAGCCGGTGGGTGGCCCGGATCGAGGCGGACCCACGCCTCGAACGCGCCCTTCGTCGGGACCACCCACGGCCGCAGGTGGGGCGTGATGACGTCTTCCTGAAAGAACGAGTTCGCTTGCCGAAGAACCCGCCGCCCGGCTTTCGCACCGAACGAGGGGTCAGTCACCCAATCGGCCGCGTTCCGGGTCGTGTTTCGCGAGGAGGCTGCGAGCGGGAAAGTGTCGTCGAACAACAGGTCCACGACCTGACGTTTATCGGGGGTCGGCTTCGCGTCCGCCGGATCGGAGTATTTAGCCTTCGATGCGGCATCGAGCAGCTTGCGGCGGGCGTCCGCCTCGGCCTTGATCGCCGTGTCGAGAGCCGCCTGGCGGGACGTCGTCGGCAGCTTGGCGAACGGTGCGGTGGTACTCACGTTACCGTCCAACGGCGGATCTGCCGCGCTCAGGAAGAAGGCGTAGAGCGAGTAGTATTCCTTCTGCGAGAGCGGGTCGAACTTGTGGTCGTGGCAGACGGCGCACCCGGCCGTCAGGCCGAGCCATGTCTGGACGGCAGTGCTGGTCCGGTCGACCGCGTTCCGGTAAACCCACTCGGCGTCGATCGACCCGCCTTCGCCCGTCGTCACGTTGCAGCGGTTGAACCCGGTCGCGGCGAGTTGATCCGGCGTCGGGTCGGGGAGCAGGTCGCCGGCGAGTTGCCAGACGGTGAAGCGGTCGAACGGCAGGTTGTCGTTAAAGGCCCTGACCACCCAATCGCGGTAAGCCCACATTTGCCGCTCGTTATCCAGGTGCAGACCGTGGGTGTCGGCGTACCGGGCGAGGTCGAGCCAGTGGCGGGCCATCTCCTCGCCGAACCGGGGCGACGCGAGATAGCGATCGACCATCTTTTCGTAAGCCGTCGGCGAGGCGTCGGCGAGGAACGCGTCCACTTCAGCCGTCGTTGGCGGCAGGCCGGTCAGGGCGAACGCCGCGCGACGGATGAGCGTTTCCTTACCGGCAGCGGGTCGCGGAGTCAGTTTCGCGTCGCGGAGCCGGGCGAGGAGGAAGGCGTCGATTGGTGCGGACGCGCCGACGATTTTGGGAACCGCGGGCTTGGTGACCGGCTCGAACGACCAGTGCTTCTGGTACTTCGCTCCCTGCGCGATCCAGGTGCGAAGCGTTTCCTTCTGTGCGGCACTCAGTGTCTTGTTCGCGTGCGGCGGCGGCATGACCAAGTCGGCATCCGTGGACGTGATCCGCGCCCAAACCTCGCTCCCCTTCGGGTCGCCGGGCCTGATCGGGGCGACGCCCTTCCGGTCCGCAAACGCCCCTTCGGGAACGTCCAGCCGGAGTTTCGCCTTGCGGGCTTTCGCGTCAAACCCGTGGCAGGAAAAGCAGGCGTCCGACAGGATCGGCCGCACGTCCCGGTTAAACAGGACATCGTCGGCCCGGGTTGGACTCGAAGCCAGGACGAAGCCGGCG from the Fimbriiglobus ruber genome contains:
- a CDS encoding PSD1 and planctomycete cytochrome C domain-containing protein, with the translated sequence MNRTAIALVAGFVLASSPTRADDVLFNRDVRPILSDACFSCHGFDAKARKAKLRLDVPEGAFADRKGVAPIRPGDPKGSEVWARITSTDADLVMPPPHANKTLSAAQKETLRTWIAQGAKYQKHWSFEPVTKPAVPKIVGASAPIDAFLLARLRDAKLTPRPAAGKETLIRRAAFALTGLPPTTAEVDAFLADASPTAYEKMVDRYLASPRFGEEMARHWLDLARYADTHGLHLDNERQMWAYRDWVVRAFNDNLPFDRFTVWQLAGDLLPDPTPDQLAATGFNRCNVTTGEGGSIDAEWVYRNAVDRTSTAVQTWLGLTAGCAVCHDHKFDPLSQKEYYSLYAFFLSAADPPLDGNVSTTAPFAKLPTTSRQAALDTAIKAEADARRKLLDAASKAKYSDPADAKPTPDKRQVVDLLFDDTFPLAASSRNTTRNAADWVTDPSFGAKAGRRVLRQANSFFQEDVITPHLRPWVVPTKGAFEAWVRLDPGHPPAAVAVQLGGKKVWWGSEGTATGPYAGGRLGTRKGPLPTPGTWTKLTAPTADLGLKDGQTVGSITLQEYGGVTYWDAVALVGESTPAGDKLASFQVWWKGLGGNSPLELPAELKSVVVGGPDKKHPPEGVAKLRAFYLAYIARPVSDELASLQAAWEKARADHEAAETAIPGTMIYRDLSKPRDAFVMARGQYDKPGEKIQPDVPAILPPLKAVKPGARPTRLDLATWLTAPENPLTARVAANRLWQQFFGVGLVKTSADFGSQGEPPSHPELLDWLAAEYRAGGWDTKKLVKALVMSDAFRRDSRQTPNDRSKDPENRLLARGPRFRLDAEQLRDNALFVSGLLNPQMGGRGMKPYQPPNIWEPIGYGDSNTRYYLQDRGEAVHRRSLYVFIKRTAPHPFLTNFDAPNREQPCPVRERTNTPLQALQLMNDVQHVEAARALAERTITEGGTTTADRIAFLYRTVLSRRPDAEEVRLVAAAFDKQRELFRADPAAAQKLVAVGESKPKGVAPADETAAWAIIANLILNLDETLNQN